A window of Oncorhynchus kisutch isolate 150728-3 linkage group LG10, Okis_V2, whole genome shotgun sequence contains these coding sequences:
- the insl5a gene encoding insulin-like peptide INSL5: MRVLPVILPLLLCVAVGLSQVRAEVSLVKLCGREFLRAVVYTCGGSRWRRLLDQPEQLEDLANGELQQSSLEDLKANLGSEFSRRDLNHMLTTVCCKMGCRKSDLAYLC, from the exons ATGCGTGTGTTGCCAGTAATACTGCCCCTGCTGCTGTGTGTGGCAGTGGGGTTGAGCCAGGTGAGGGCGGAGGTGAGCTTAGTGAAGCTGTGTGGCAGAGAGTTTCTCAGGGCCGTCGTCTACACCTGTGGAGGCTCCCGCTGGAGACGGCTTCTCGACCAACCGGAGCAACTGGAGG ATTTGGCAAATGGGGAGCTGCAGCAGAGCAGCCTGGAGGACCTGAAGGCCAACCTGGGGTCAGAGTTCAGCAGACGGGACCTGAACCACATGCTGACCACAGTGTGCTGCAAAATGGGCTGCAGGAAGAGCGACCTCGCATATCTCTGTTGA